GGACGTGGCCGATGAACTGCCGGATGATTTTATCGCTGAATTAAAGGGCGCCATGCTGGAAACCAAAGAGGACAGCATACTGATCGGCGAGGTATGGGAGGACGCATCAAACAAAATCAGCTACGGGAAATTAAGGCGGTATCTTCTGGGAGAAGAGCTTGACAGCGTGATGAACTATCCCCTCCGGGACGCTTTTCTGGATTTCATCGCAGGAAAAGCCTCAGGGGAAGACCTTTGCGAAAATCTTGAAAGCTTACGGGAGAATTATCCCCCCGAAGCCTTTTATGCAACGCTGAACCTGATGGGAAGCCATGACAGGGTACGGCTTTTAACCGTTTTGGGCAACGCCCCTTCCGAGGCGTCTCTTTCGGAAGAGGAGCGCGTCAATTATGAGCTTTCAACCGCCCAGCGAGATTTGGCAAAGGCCAGATTATGGCTTGTGGTTCTGTGCCAGATGACTTTGCCGGATGTGCCCTGTATCTATTACGGCGACGAGGCAGGACTGGAAGGGTATTCGGACCCTTGCAACCGGGCAGGTTTTCCTTGGGGGCGAGAGGACCGCGATGTAGAGACTATTTATAGAAATGCCATTTCCCTCCGAAAAAGCTTCGGCTTCTTTACCGAAGGCTCTTTAGAACTTTTTTACAGCGGGGCGGATGTCTTCGGATTTACCCGTTTGGGGGAAGATGGGGAGGGTGCCGTGGTCCTGGTCAACAAGAGTATTTCGGAAAATCATACCGTGAGATTTCCGCTTAGGGGCGAGAAATGTTTTGAACTGACCAGCGGACAGCGGATAGAAAGATACGGAGAAAGCGCAGAGATAACCCTTCCGCCTTTGGGCTCGGCAGTGGTGTATTTCACCGGCAAACCGGGATTCGGAAAGTCCTTTGAGCGGGGCAGCGGCGTGCTTTGCCATGTGACCAGCCTGCCTAAAGAAGGGGGCCGGGGTACTTTTGGAAAGCCGGCGGAGAAATTTGTGGATTTTTTACAGGCGGCAGGCCAGAAGTATTGGCAGATACTTCCCCTCAATCCCACAGATCCATACGGCTCCCCTTATGCAGGGATTTCGGCCTTTGCAGGCAATACAGCGCTGCTCGATACGGAGGGCAAAGCCTTGCGTCAATTGTTTGAAAGCCATACCCAAAAGGAGGAATTTCTTAATTTTTGTCACAAAAATCAAAAGTGGCTGGATAAATATGCTGTCTTTATGGCCTTACAGAATCAGTTTTGCGGTTTAAAATGGCAGAAATGGCCGAAAGAATACCGGCGATACAGTCCTAAGCTGAAGGAGGAACCAACTCTTCGGGAAGAGGTGCTTTACTATAAATATGGGCAGTTTGAATTTTTTCGTCAATGGCAAAAGCTGCGGCGGTATGCAAGGGAAAAAGGCATCCGAATCATCGGGGATCTCCCCATGTACGTTTCCGAGGATTCGGCGGATGTTTGGGCGAATCAAGAGAAATTCTGCCTGGATACAGCAGGGTATAAGCGAGAGGAAGCAGGGGTGCCGCCGGATTATTTCTCTGCTCAGGGGCAGCTTTGGGGCAATCCTTTGTACGATTGGAGAGTCATGGAGAAAAAGGGTTATGCCTGGTGGATTCACCGCCTGGCTTGGGCTTTTGAACTCTATGATTATGTGAGGCTGGATCATTTTCGGGGGTTTGAATCCTTCTGGGCAGTGCCGAAGGGGAAGAAAGCCGCCGAAGGAAGATGGCTTTACGGGCCCGGTGCAGTGCTTTTTGAGATGGCCGAGAAAGAGCTGGGTTCCCTTCCCGTGCTGGCGGAGGATTTGGGAAGCATCACGCCGGGAGTGCGCGCCTTGGCAGCGAAATGCGGTTTCGTGGGAACCGAAGTGATGCAGTTCTACGACGGCGACCCACGAAAGGGATATGTTCCGCCGGAAGGTAAGGCGGTCTACACAGGCACCCATGACAATCAGACTTTGCTAAACTGGTGCAAGGACAGATATCCGGAAGAAGAACCTGAGAAAATGGCGGCAGAGCTTATGCTTCGTGCCATGGAAAGCAGCGCAGATCTAGTCATATTACCTCTTCAGGATGTGCTGGGACTGGACGATACCGCAAGGATGAACACGCCGGGGACGGTGGAGGAAAACTGGATGTGGCAGGCAGAACCGGCTGATTTTGACGGGGCAGCAAAGAGGCTTTCAGAACTGACAAAGTGTACTGGAAGGAGCTGATGTATGAAATGGAAGGATTGAAGAGATTAAAAGATTCCCTTTATTATTCCCCAAAGACGCGCTTGATGCTGGACTGGAGCGGAATGGGGCTCACAGACAGCTATTTTGATGAGATGAGAGAGAAACTGGCCGGAGCTTTTGAAGCCATGGACCGGCTGGAAAAGGGCGCCATAGCAAACCCAAGTGAAGAGCGGATGGTCGGCCACTATTGGCTCCGCAATGCGGAAATGGCACCTGATGAGAAGGTGGCGGAAAGCATAAGGGATAACCTCTCACATATACAAAGCTTTACGAAAAAGATACATGGCGGAGAGCTGCAAAATGAGTCTGGCAGCCGATTCAAAAATATCATCGTGGCAGGGATGGGCGGCAGCAGTCTGGGAACGGCTTTTGTGTATCATACGCTGCCGTGCCGAAGTCGGAAAATGAAGCTTTACTTCATGGATAACACGGACCCGGATGGTATGGATAATATCTTCGATGCGGTTGCGGCCGAGCTGGATGCCACCATGATTCTCATCATTTCCAAGAGTGGGAAAACGGTGGAGACAAGAAACTGCATGGAAGAAGCAAGGGTTTTCTATGAACGTCACGGCCTTTGCTTCTCAAAACATGCCGTTAGCATAAGCGAAAGAGACAACCTGCTGGACGCTATGGCTGCGGAGGAGAATTGGCTTGACCGCTTCTTCCTATGGGACTGGGTAGGGGGCAGAACCTCGGTGATGTCTGCCGTGGGACTTTTGCCCCTGTCTCTTGTAGGGGTTGATACCATGGCGCTGCTGCAGGGAGCCGCGGAATGCGACCAACTGACCCGAAGCCGCAGTCCCCGGAACAATCCGGCGGCGCTGATGGCCTTATCCTGGTATAGGTGCAGCGGCGGCAGGGGAAAAGAGACAATGGTTGTTCTGCCCTATAAGGATTCTCTCGAGCTTTTTGCAAAGCATCTGCAACAGCTTGTGATGGAATCTTTGGGCAAGGAGCATGATCTCTCCGGCCATGTGGTACATCAAGGTCTTACTGTTATCGGGAATAAGGGTTCTTCCGACCAGCATTCTTACGTACAGCAGCTTGTGGCCGGAGAAGACAATTATTTTGTGACCTTCGTTGAAGTTCTCCGGGATAGGGAAGGAGAATCCCCTGTTTTGAGCGATGGAAGCACCAGCGGTGCGTTCCTGCAGGCGTTCCTGCTGGGTACAAAAAAGGCCCTGGAAGCGCAGGGGCACAGAACCATGACCATCACCATACCAGCAGTAACGCCTTATTATGTCGGAGCGCTGATTGCTCTTTTCGAAAGGGCCGTAGGATTTTACGCAAGCCTTATAAATGTAAATGCCTATGACCAGCCGGCGGTGGAGCAGGGTAAAAATGCAGCCAATGGACTCATTGCATTGAGAAATGCAGCCAGAAAATACCTTTCCGATAAAAGCGGTCAATTCATGACCGCCGAAGAAATCGCCGAGACTCTCAGTGCCAGAGCCGACGAGGTTTTTCGGCTGATGCTCCATCTTGCCGTCAATGACCCTCAGGTTATCATGCGGGAGGAAAAGCAGCTTTGGGAAAGCACTTTTGCATTCAGAGAAGATAATTTAAGTTACATAGAAACCAGAGAGGGGGAAAGCCCATGGGGAACTTTAGAGCTTTACTCCAAGAATGGCTGAACCAGCCGCATTTGGACGAAGCGTTAAGAGAAGAACTTCTGGCCCTTACCGGTGAAAAGGAAATAGAGGACCGGTTTTACAGGGATTTGGAATTTGGCACCGGCGGTCTGCGGGGCCTTCTTGGACCAGGAACCAACCGGATGAATATCTACACGGTAAGGAGAACCAGCCAGGGATTTGCAGATTATATAAACGCCCATTACGGCAAGGGCAGCGAAGGCTATAAGGGTCGGAACCCCGCCATTGCCATCGCTTACGACAGCCGGAAAAATTCCCGGCTTTTTGCTCTGGAGGCAGCCTGCGTCTTTGCCGCCAACGAGATTAAAGCATATATTTATCCGGAGCTGATGCCGACGCCGGCTTTATCCTTTGCGGTTCGCCATTACGGCTGCGGCGGTGTAATGATAACCGCCAGCCACAATCCGGCCCAGTATAACGGTTATAAGGTATACAATGAAGAAGGCTGCCAACTGACCTTGGAGGCTGCGGAAGAGGTTTTGAACTTCATCAATGAGATTCATATTTTTGAGGATGTAAAAACCATCAGCACGGACCTTGACTTGACCTTGGAAGAGCGGCTTGCTATGGCCTTGGCCCTTTCCGATGATAGCGGCGTTCCGCTGATAGAGGTGATTCCTGATGCGGTGATACAGGCCTACATGGATGCTGTTTATGGGGAGCGAATGGGTGTGACGGGTTGTGACGCTCTTTCGGTGGTCTATACGCCGCTGAACGGTACCGGCTATAAGCCTGTTACCGCCATTCTCAAAAGAATCGGCGTAAAAAAGGTCGCTTTGGTAGAGGAACAGCAATACCCCGATGAAACCTTCCGAACCTGCCCTTACCCGAATCCGGAAAAAATGGAGGCCTTAGCCCTGGGCCTCGGTCTGTGCAAAAGACTTGGTGAAGAAGGGGAGGCGCCGGATTTGCTGATTGCCACGGATCCGGACTGTGACCGGATAGGGGTTGCGGTTCGTCACTATAGAGAGGATTTTATGCGGCTTTCCGGCAATGAGATAGGTATTTTGCTGCTGGATTTTATTTGTCAGCGCAAGGCGCCTATGCCTGAAAACCCCCTTTTTATCAAGACCATTGTCTCAAGTTCCATGGCGGAGCCCGTGGCTAAGGCGTATGGGGTGGAGGTACAGAATGTCCTCACCGGATTTAAGTTTATCGGAGAGCAGATTGGTTTCATGGAAAAGGTTGGCATGGGAAAGCGCTTTATCTTCGGCTTTGAGGAAAGTTGCGGCTACCTGGCCGGCACCTACGTGCGGGATAAGGACGGCGTTGTAGCTGCCATGCTTCTCTGCGAAGCCGCAGCTTATTATAAGGCAATGGGTAAAACCCTGGTTGACAGATTGACGGAGCTCTATGACCAATACGGTTATTATATAAATGATTTGATGGAGTTTGAATTCCCCGGTGCCGTGGGCATGCAAAAAATGACAGAACTTCTGGCGGCCTTGAGGGCAGAGGCCCCCTTAGAGATTGCAGGAAAAAAGGTGATTCAGATTGCCGATTACCTCCTTTCCAAGAGGCGGATTGTTCCTGAGGAAAACGGCTGCGTATTATCCCCAGAGACTCTTCCCATTTCACTGCCAAAATCCGACGTGCTGGAATATGTGCTGGAGGGGGATTCCAATGTCATCATCAGGCCCTCGGGAACAGAGCCCAAGCTGAAGGTATACCTTTCCGCAAAGGGAGAGACAAAGACGGCAGGCTTGGAAATAATCGAAGCCATCAAGAGGGATTTGGACGCTCTCTTGCGTCCATAGGCGAGGGTTGTAAGATGCTTTACACACATGGCATGAGGCGAATTAGGAAGGCCATAATTGACTCTCGTCGGACCAATATCGCCATGAGAGAATCGTAACTTATCTGTCTCCATATGGTATAAGGGTTAAAAAGGCTATGAAAATACATACCAATTTGAGGGGTAAGAATTTGCAATTTTGTAATTAAAACGCAGTTCCTTCTGTTGTTACTATTATGGGGTATATGACCAAAGAAAAGCCAAATAACGAAGATTAATATTTATTTATCCTATTAAGTTCTGCCTTGCATGTTAAACAAAGATACGATTTTAAATGGAGGCCTCTATACCAAGCATTTACTTGGGTATGGAGGTCCTTGTTTTATAAACTGATTCCGAAGTATTGGCTTATGATGTAGAAATCTGAGATAAGGGATACGCCGCCTAGCCAATTAACCCATATGAGAAAGCGCACTTTCGGCAGAGTGCTTTTTAGTTTTGAATTAATGACAATATCTGTCTATCCCGAGAGAAAATGCTTTATCTTTACAGGATGCTTTTGTTTTTGTTATCCCTTGAGTTAGGCCAAAGGAGCAGGCCGATGGGTCGGCAGCAGGGCGGAGGTACAAAATATAGCAATGATTTGCGGCATTGGCCCCGGAATCGGAGAAGGTTTTGCTGTAGGAAAGGCTTGCGAGGCTATCGGTCGTCAGCCTGAAACTAAAGCCGATGTAACAAGTACAACGCCTCTTGGCTGTGCAGTAGCAGAAACAACCGGTATACGGATTTATCGTTGCGTTAATACTAATGTTCGTAAAGCCCTTTATCTCTGCGTTATAAACTTGAAAAGAGGCTTATAATATGAATGAATTTTTAGATTTTATATCTATTAGTCTACCTACAATGATAATATCTGTAGCTAATATTTTTATTTTATACCTTATTTTAAAACGATTTTTATTTTCTCCCATTAATAAAATTATTAATCAGAGAGAAACCGAAGTAAGCAATATATATAGATAAGGAAGAACTCAGTTTGGATGAAAGCGGCAAATTGAAGCAAGAGTACAAAAAAATGAACCTTATTCAGGTTGAAAAGGAAAACATGATTAAAGAGGCTCAGAAAGAAGCAAAAATTAAAGGTGCTTATATTAAAGAAAGCAGAGATAATGCAGAGCAGATAAAAAAGAAACTATAAAGGATTTAGAAATCAAGCGCAAAAAAATGTATAAAGAAATTCAGACGAATGTTGCGGATTTGGCAGTTTCAATAGCAGAAAAGGTTATCGAGCGTGAAGTAAATGCAGATTTACATAAGGATATTGTAACGAATTTTGTAAATGAATTGGAGTTAACCCATGAATAATTTTGAAAATCATTATGGTAAAGCCTTATTTCAAATGGCCTTGAAACAAAATGAAGACCAAAACTTAAAAAGCAAATGGATGAGCTTTATAAATTGTACAAATCCAATGCAAACATCAATGAATTCTTAGATTCTATTAATGAGGGCCTTTTGGCCTCCTTTGACAAGGTATACAGCGGATTTATAAATGAATATGACCAGGTTACCGCAACCTTACAATTAATATTGCCTCTGCCTTTCCTATTGAAGAAAATGAAGAATGCATGATTAAAAGTAAGCTTGAAGCCTTAACAGGTAAAAAAGTCGATCTTGTTTGCGAAGTAGACTCTTTATTGCTTGGCGGAATCATTATCAAATTTGATAAATATGAAATTGACGGCAGTTTAAAATCTAAGCTTAATGAAATTAAGAAAAGCATAATGCAGATTGTGAGGGGTGTTATGAGTTTTGATATTGGTCAGCTAAGTAAAGATATTAAGGCAAGGCTGGAATTATCCGAATATGGTTCCAAAATTGAGAAAACAGGAACGGTAGTTAAAGTTAGCGACGGCATTGCCCAAATATATGGCCTTGAAAACTGCCTGATTTATGAGCTTATAGAATTTCAAGGCAAAGGTTTCGGCATGGCTATGAACCTTGAAAAAAATTCTGTGCTTGCGATATTGTTCTTCGGCGATTCAAGCCTTAAAGAAGGTGATAAGGCGTTAAGAACAAACAAAATCGTCTCCGTTCCTGTTGGCTATAATATGCTTGGCCGCGTAGTTAACGGCCTTGGCGCCTTTCTGGACGGCGTAGGTGAAATAGAGGCAGATGAATTTTATCAAATTGAATGTTCCGCTAGGGGCATAATAGAAAGAAAAAGTGTAAGCGTATCTCTCGAAACAGGCATAAAATCCATTGATTCAATGATACCGATAGCGTGAGGTGATTATCGAAGACAGGCAAACTGGAAAAACAAGCATAGCTCTTGATACAATTATAAATCAAAAAGGTAAGGATATTTATTGTGTATATGTTGTAATCGGCCAAAAGCAAAAATCAACCGTAGAGATAGTTGATGTTCTTCAGCAAAGCGGAGCGATGGAATATACCATTGTGGTATTCGCCCCCCGCCTCTGATTCGGCATTAATGCAATATATTGCTCCCTTTGCATCCTGCAGCATGGCTGAATTTTATATGGAACAGGTGAAAAATTCACTTATTGTTTATGATAATTTAACCCAGCACGCCATTGCATATAGAACCTTATCTTTACCGTTAAATCGTCCGCCAGGATTCGAAGCCTATCCCGGAGATGTTTTTTATCTTCACAGCAGGCTTCTGGAAAGAGCCGCATGCCTTTCAGAAGAAGTTGCCAGCGGAACGCTTACCGCTCTTCCTATTATAGAAACACAGGCCGGAAATATAAGCGCATATACTCCCGCAAATATTATTTCCATTACAGATGGACAGATATTCTTGGAAAGCGAGCTTTTTAATTCTGGAATACTGCCGGCTATAAATCCTGGTATTTCCGTAAGCCGCGTAGGAGGTTCGGCCCAGACAAAGGCAATGAAGAAGGTTTCAGGCAGCTTGAAAATTCTTTATAGTCAATATCTTGAATTAAGAGATTTTGTAGAATTCGGAAGCGACCTTGACGAAAATACAAGAAAGCGTCTTGCCGTAGGCGAACGTATTGTGGAAATATTAAAGTAAAATGAGCATAATCCTTTTGCCTTAGAAAATCAAATTACGATATTCTTTGCCTTATCAAACGGCTTCTTAAAAGATATACCGCTGGAATCTATTCAATTATACGAGGCGGAGCTTTATGAGTACATGAAAATTAAAGCTCCTCAATTAATATTAGACCTTAAAAAAGACGCTTTTTCAGAGGATACCGCCGAGGCGTTAAAAAATTATATTCAGAAGTTTACTGAAGAATTTTTAAAAAGCATGAAAGAGGTGTAAGCCATGTCAAGTACATCTCTTACAGCAATAAAACGAAGAATGAGAGGTATCAACAGCCTTAGCAAAGCTACAAAAGCCATGGAGCTTACCGCAAGCGCACAAATATCGGCAGCGATAGACAAAACAAAGTGTTCTGAAGAATTATACTGGAATACAATAACCCAAACACCATCGGCAAATTTTCTTTAGGCCATAAAATCATTGCCGCGCTGTTTCAATCTGTTACCTTAAGAACAGCCGGATTCAGCTCAATGAATCGGCATAGATTGAATGAATCCTCAAAATTTATATCCTCAATTCTTATGATGATAGGAGGCTCTCCCGGAAGCATAGCCGGGGGGAATTAAAACAGTTACGATTGCGGTTATATTTTGCAGTATATGGTCAATCATTAAGAGCAGCAATGGAATACAGGTTATCTATATAGACCCTATTTTTAAGATGTGTTTGATATTATGTAAAAATTCATGCTTCAAAAGTAAAACTATTCTAAGGCTTTCATTAATATAGATGATGGTATTCAAACTGGATAAGGCAGAAAAGACTAAATTCAAAAAACTTAAAGCCGGGGCTATTTTAACCACCGGCTTCAACCTTTTTGTGCTAATATTTACATCTTCTCTTGTAATACTAAAATCTTCATCTGGCACAAAAGTAATATGGGATGTGAAATATAGTAATGTATATGGAGAGATATTATATTTGCTCATCAGCAGACTGTTTTTGCTTTAGAGACATCGTAAATCTAATTCCTTGCCATGAGTATTAAATACTTGTAATGCAGAAATAGTCAAATTTTTATTAACCATTTTTTCAAACACATCATAGGCAATAGTGGCTGTCAGCGCACCGCTTTCCATGGCCTTAAGCACCTGATGAGCGTTTTTGAAACTGGCCGCCATCACTTTACAGGGTAATTGTTGCATCTTAAATATCTGATACATCTGATGAATCTGTTCAAAAGGATCAATATTATTATCTAGCATTCTGTTAACATAGGGCGCTACATAATTACAGCCAGCCATCCCTGCCAGAATTCCTTGTTCCGCCGAATAAATTACGGTGCCTAAAATTGGCATTTCCGGATGCGTACTTCTAATTTGACGAACAGTTTCAAGCCCTGCCATATCTATCGGAACTTTTATGCCGATATTTCTGCCTTCCAATTTAGAAAGTATAGTTTTAAAATCTTCCATCCGCTGTTCAACTGTATTGCCTAAAAGCTGTATCAGTACCAGCCCAATTTCAGTATCCAGTATATCATTCAGCGCTTGGAACCGATTTTTCTTTTCTCTTAGCAGTATTGTGGGATTCGTTGTGACGCCCTTAAATAATCCTATTTTTTTCGCCATTTTAATCTCATCAACATCTGCCGTATCAATAAACAGCATATCACTCCCCCTTACTTTCTATAGAATTTAAACGGTAAATAAACACTTATATTTCTGTACGGCCAATGATATCAAAAATATCCTGGGTATTCTCTGCGTAACTTCTGTTTTGCCTGAAAATAGTTTTTGTCCCCAATACCAGTATATCAGCACCCTTATCCACTAAGAGGCGTGTTTCTTCCATACCAATACTGCCATCTGCTTCAATTGAAATATGTGCTCCGTTGTGCTTGTTTAAATAAGACCTTGTCCGGGCCACCTTATCCAATATGTGCGTATTTAACGGTGCTGCACTTTCAAAGCCTTCCCGTATTAACAGATTGACCATGTG
This is a stretch of genomic DNA from Anaeropeptidivorans aminofermentans. It encodes these proteins:
- the malQ gene encoding 4-alpha-glucanotransferase, whose product is MRAYHNTRKTEYRQPYGAVKVGETISLSLDVFDGAETECTCRLWVDGKGETLVPMERKAIGAGIRFSCAVALAEPGILWYSFILNSQGTARRYGALAGRVGGEGRLYEEEPPSFQITVYKERKIPDWYKKAIVYQIFPDRFARGTDFRQRAEKALSAERKGPKRVLCEDWYAKPQYEKDKNGRIQTWDFYGGTLSGIEERLSYLKELGVTALYLNPIFQGASNHRYDTGDYLMIDTLLGENEDFRKLCDAAADMGISIILDGVFNHTGCDSRYFNKYGNYPEAGAFQRADSPYREWYRIKDGAYSSWWGVDDLPEVNENSPSYREFIYGGGDSVVRRWLREGGRGWRLDVADELPDDFIAELKGAMLETKEDSILIGEVWEDASNKISYGKLRRYLLGEELDSVMNYPLRDAFLDFIAGKASGEDLCENLESLRENYPPEAFYATLNLMGSHDRVRLLTVLGNAPSEASLSEEERVNYELSTAQRDLAKARLWLVVLCQMTLPDVPCIYYGDEAGLEGYSDPCNRAGFPWGREDRDVETIYRNAISLRKSFGFFTEGSLELFYSGADVFGFTRLGEDGEGAVVLVNKSISENHTVRFPLRGEKCFELTSGQRIERYGESAEITLPPLGSAVVYFTGKPGFGKSFERGSGVLCHVTSLPKEGGRGTFGKPAEKFVDFLQAAGQKYWQILPLNPTDPYGSPYAGISAFAGNTALLDTEGKALRQLFESHTQKEEFLNFCHKNQKWLDKYAVFMALQNQFCGLKWQKWPKEYRRYSPKLKEEPTLREEVLYYKYGQFEFFRQWQKLRRYAREKGIRIIGDLPMYVSEDSADVWANQEKFCLDTAGYKREEAGVPPDYFSAQGQLWGNPLYDWRVMEKKGYAWWIHRLAWAFELYDYVRLDHFRGFESFWAVPKGKKAAEGRWLYGPGAVLFEMAEKELGSLPVLAEDLGSITPGVRALAAKCGFVGTEVMQFYDGDPRKGYVPPEGKAVYTGTHDNQTLLNWCKDRYPEEEPEKMAAELMLRAMESSADLVILPLQDVLGLDDTARMNTPGTVEENWMWQAEPADFDGAAKRLSELTKCTGRS
- a CDS encoding glucose-6-phosphate isomerase, translated to MEGLKRLKDSLYYSPKTRLMLDWSGMGLTDSYFDEMREKLAGAFEAMDRLEKGAIANPSEERMVGHYWLRNAEMAPDEKVAESIRDNLSHIQSFTKKIHGGELQNESGSRFKNIIVAGMGGSSLGTAFVYHTLPCRSRKMKLYFMDNTDPDGMDNIFDAVAAELDATMILIISKSGKTVETRNCMEEARVFYERHGLCFSKHAVSISERDNLLDAMAAEENWLDRFFLWDWVGGRTSVMSAVGLLPLSLVGVDTMALLQGAAECDQLTRSRSPRNNPAALMALSWYRCSGGRGKETMVVLPYKDSLELFAKHLQQLVMESLGKEHDLSGHVVHQGLTVIGNKGSSDQHSYVQQLVAGEDNYFVTFVEVLRDREGESPVLSDGSTSGAFLQAFLLGTKKALEAQGHRTMTITIPAVTPYYVGALIALFERAVGFYASLINVNAYDQPAVEQGKNAANGLIALRNAARKYLSDKSGQFMTAEEIAETLSARADEVFRLMLHLAVNDPQVIMREEKQLWESTFAFREDNLSYIETREGESPWGTLELYSKNG
- a CDS encoding phospho-sugar mutase, translated to MGNFRALLQEWLNQPHLDEALREELLALTGEKEIEDRFYRDLEFGTGGLRGLLGPGTNRMNIYTVRRTSQGFADYINAHYGKGSEGYKGRNPAIAIAYDSRKNSRLFALEAACVFAANEIKAYIYPELMPTPALSFAVRHYGCGGVMITASHNPAQYNGYKVYNEEGCQLTLEAAEEVLNFINEIHIFEDVKTISTDLDLTLEERLAMALALSDDSGVPLIEVIPDAVIQAYMDAVYGERMGVTGCDALSVVYTPLNGTGYKPVTAILKRIGVKKVALVEEQQYPDETFRTCPYPNPEKMEALALGLGLCKRLGEEGEAPDLLIATDPDCDRIGVAVRHYREDFMRLSGNEIGILLLDFICQRKAPMPENPLFIKTIVSSSMAEPVAKAYGVEVQNVLTGFKFIGEQIGFMEKVGMGKRFIFGFEESCGYLAGTYVRDKDGVVAAMLLCEAAAYYKAMGKTLVDRLTELYDQYGYYINDLMEFEFPGAVGMQKMTELLAALRAEAPLEIAGKKVIQIADYLLSKRRIVPEENGCVLSPETLPISLPKSDVLEYVLEGDSNVIIRPSGTEPKLKVYLSAKGETKTAGLEIIEAIKRDLDALLRP
- a CDS encoding potassium transporter TrkG, which translates into the protein MFQSVTLRTAGFSSMNRHRLNESSKFISSILMMIGGSPGSIAGGN
- a CDS encoding transaldolase family protein; its protein translation is MLFIDTADVDEIKMAKKIGLFKGVTTNPTILLREKKNRFQALNDILDTEIGLVLIQLLGNTVEQRMEDFKTILSKLEGRNIGIKVPIDMAGLETVRQIRSTHPEMPILGTVIYSAEQGILAGMAGCNYVAPYVNRMLDNNIDPFEQIHQMYQIFKMQQLPCKVMAASFKNAHQVLKAMESGALTATIAYDVFEKMVNKNLTISALQVFNTHGKELDLRCL